The following are encoded in a window of Diorhabda sublineata isolate icDioSubl1.1 chromosome 3, icDioSubl1.1, whole genome shotgun sequence genomic DNA:
- the LOC130441620 gene encoding pseudouridylate synthase 7 homolog translates to MPPKRGRPYFKSQNAQCKQSRHQEYRHYDQLSEKDVGITEYLGNLEGFSGIIKARYSDFQLNEIDLDGNMAKLTDTSIPKDFTPKMTKHNYNEVQNSPNKHIPQEIWEAIKTLANNGGTDTESISLNIEHLDKEERLELHTCIKSYFGQKVIASTVSVDNKRHIQIKKYEKEMKQDVRSQWPPDKGEYVYFILYKEKMDTLEAAFKISNALNISTGKFTHAGNKDRRSISSQWFCVHKVEPWKLITKTRKLFNIKVGNITFKDTPLQLGQLKGNRFRIALRNVTCSDDAINKALNYLNEHGFINYYGLQRFGNDKDVPTFKVGISLLQGKWKEAIDQILKPKLSDDPSSNQGDIIKAKNIYAETGNAKEAYKVLQRNKSSVEGKLLEGLNSSAENDYVNALEKIPRSMRLLYIHAFQSLIWNKMVSKRLQLFGMKPVAGDLVLSNKEESNGETELIEQEEDHTTTIKRRKQVKTLTEDDLGNYSMYDIVMTLPGYDVIYPEHLKQFYKESVEECGLDLEMSQQSVKTYNLSGDYRNILGRPQDLTWKIVSYNDPTDNLIMSDLQEMKGDTMLQTVEDGKYKAVIMEFTLFTCHYATMLLRQIMKVDTATSVHSKLNDYHVSNKVKNFPKISVESEPEVQENETNHISNSLLTDPLKYELFKKTVFNTVESTTNTDDEELPLKKRKLEENT, encoded by the exons ATGCCACCGAAGAGAGGAAGACCTTACTTTAAATCGCAAAATGCACAGTGTAAGCAAAGCAGACACCAGGAATATAGACATTATGATCAACTATCTGAAAAAGATGTGGGAATTACTGAATATTTAG GGAACCTAGAAGGATTTTCAGGCATAATCAAAGCACGATATTCTGATTTCCAACTAAATGAAATAGATTTAGATGGAAACATGGCAAAATTGACTGATACATCAATTCCCAAAGATTTTACCCCCAAAATGACTAAACACAATTACAATGAAGTTCAAAACAGTCCCAATAAACATATACCACAAGAAATATGGGAAGCAATTAAAACATTAGCAAACAATGGTGGTACAGATACAGAATCCATCTCTCTGAATATTGAACATCTTGATAAGGAAGAAAGACTGGAATTACATACCTGCATCAAAAGTTATTTTGGCCAAAAGGTGATTGCATCTACTGTAAGTGTTGATAATAAGAGACACATCcagattaaaaaatatgaaaaagaaa tgaaaCAAGATGTACGGTCTCAGTGGCCTCCAGATAAAGGagaatatgtatattttattttatacaaagaaaaaatggatACTTTAGAAGCGGCTTTCAAAATTAGTAATGCTCTAAATATATCTACAGGAAAATTTACACATGCTG GTAATAAAGATAGAAGATCAATTTCTTCCCAGTGGTTCTGCGTTCATAAAGTAGAACCATGGAAATTAATAACGAAAACTCGGAAACTATTCAATATTAAAGTAGGAAATATCACATTTAAAGATACCCCTTTGCAACTAGGACAGTTGAAGGGTAATAGATTTAGAATTGCCTTAAGGAATGTAACTTGTTCAGATGACGCAATAAATAAAGctttaaactatttaaatgaaCATGGGTTCATCAACTACTATGGGTTACAAAGATTTGGAAATGATAAGGATGTACCTACGTTTAAAGTAGGAATCAGTCTTTTACAAGGGAAATGGAAAGAG GCAATAGACCAAATTTTGAAACCAAAATTATCAGATGATCCGTCCTCTAATCAAGGTGATATAATAAaagctaaaaatatttatgcagAAACTGGCAATGCAAAAGAAGCCTACAAAGTGCTTCAGCGAAACAAGTCGAGTGTGGAAGGAAAACTTTTAGAAGGTTTAAATTCTTCAGCGGAAAACGACTATGTCAATGCATTAGAgaag atTCCGAGATCGATGCGACTGTTATATATACATGCTTTCCAAAGTTTGATTTGGAATAAAATGGTTTCCAAACGTTTGCAATTATTTGGTATGAAACCTGTCGCTGGAGACCTGGTACTGAGtaataaagaagaatcaaacgGTGAAACTGAACTGATTGAACAAGAAGAAGATCACACCACAACAA tTAAACGTAGAAAGCAGGTAAAAACTTTGACTGAAGATGATTTAGGAAATTATTCAATGTATGACATTGTGATGACTTTACCAGGATATGATGTTATTTATCCCGaacatttgaaacaattttataaagaaagtGTTGAAGAATGTGGTTTAGATCTAGAAATGTCACAACAAAGTGTTAA AACATACAATTTGTCAGGtgattatagaaatattttgggAAGACCTCAAGATTTAACATGGAAGATAGTTTCATATAATGACCCTACAGACAATTTAATTATGTCTGATTTGCAAGAAATGAAGGGAGATACTATGCTTCAGACAGTGGAAG atggGAAATATAAAGCTGTTATTATGGAATTTACTTTATTCACTTGCCATTACGCAACCATGCTACTTAGGCAAATTATGAAAGTAGATACGGCTACCAGCGTTCATTCAAAATTGAACGATTACCACGTttcaaataaagtaaaaaattttcccaAGATATCTGTAGAAAGTGAACCCGAGGTTCAAGAAAACGAGActaaccatatttcaaatagtttATTGACAGATCCTCTTAAATATGAATTGTTTAAGAAAACCGTTTTTAATACAGTTGAATCAACAACTAATACTGATGATGAAGAACTTCCCCTGAAGAAAcgtaaattagaagaaaatactTAG
- the LOC130441495 gene encoding uncharacterized protein LOC130441495 isoform X2: protein MGPQSKVKRTRIKKGKAKKLIKRKMEYSENESMYREFTKKLETGKIPSSESLIYVGTSYNTESKNVPLIDLTNDNQQLETLYFNKRNFTRRLQLRKSLATTSLINLPTVRKIVPEKLNSTSTLTKPNNKLHMLDIPSPFLNNEDLIFNYDSNFWNKCNLTERDNNLIQCLLQQENEPIDIIDNFSPTYPFNNSINLSLEGLMDSYKVSSNDNFN, encoded by the coding sequence ATGGGGCCTCAAAGCAAAGTGAAAAgaacaagaataaaaaaaggGAAAGCTAAAAAATTGATCAAGAGAAAAATGGAATATTCAGAAAATGAATCTATGTATCGggagtttacaaaaaaattggaaactggAAAAATACCATCGTCTGAATCCCTTATTTATGTAGGGACTTCATATAACACAGAAAGTAAAAATGTTCCTTTAATAGATTTGACGAACGATAACCAACAGCTTGAAACGctttattttaacaaaagaaatttcacAAGAAGATTACAATTGAGGAAATCCTTAGCCACAACTTCTCTAATAAATTTACCCACTGTTAGAAAAATTGTACCTGAAAAGTTGAATAGCACTTCAACGTTGACCAAAcctaataataaattacatatGCTGGACATTCCATCACCGTTTTTGAACAATGAAGATCTCATTTTCAATTatgattcaaatttttggaacaagTGTAATCTTACCGAAAGGGATAATAATCTTATTCAGTGTCTTCTACAGCAAGAAAACGAACCTATTGATATAATCGATAACTTTAGTCCAACTTATCCATTCAAcaattcaatcaatttatcTCTTGAAGGTTTGATGGATTCCTACAAAGTTTCTTCAAATGACAATTTTAACTga
- the LOC130441427 gene encoding uncharacterized protein LOC130441427, translating into MQSVHKSIDTKSRKICSVPQCSSYCTKDISLHAFPLDPKLNKAWKTVLKIGKPVTKYMLVCSHHFTKSDFTMTTSKRRRLKKHIIPSKKIPQPSHPTTKTAINRTDQHWLQKCACVSKEQMEIESEGSLQPDDNVDMGKGPAIISKSDKGVIVSHVGTISTDFTEDKATQTEFYDFFQLSQI; encoded by the exons ATGCAATCTGTACATAAGTCTATAGATACAAAATCTAGGAAAATATGTTCCGTACCACAGTGTTCATCATATTGTACGAAAGATATATCATTGCATGCCTTTCCCTTAGATCCCAAGCTAAATAAAGCTTGGAAAACTGTACTGAAAATTGGAAAACCTGTGACAAAATATATGTTAGTTTGCAGCCACCATTTTACTAAAAGTGATTTTACTATGA CAACCAGTAAGAGACGGAGATTGAAGAAACATATAATTCCCAGTAAAAAAATTCCGCAGCCGAGTCATCCAACAACAAAAACAGCAATTAATCGGACAGACCAGCATTG gtTGCAGAAATGTGCGTGTGTGTCTAAAGAACAAATGGAAATTGAAAGTGAAGGTTCATTACAACCTGATGACAATGTGGACATGGGAAAGGGACCTGCAATAATATCAAAGTCAGATAAAGGTGTTATAGTCTCACATGTAGGCACAATTTCTACTGATTTTACTGAAGATAAGGCAACACAAACTGAATTTTATGACTTTTTTCAGCTGTCACAAATTTGA
- the LOC130441495 gene encoding uncharacterized protein LOC130441495 isoform X1, whose protein sequence is MGSNKGDPKYTSTYNKCKRGKNMGPQSKVKRTRIKKGKAKKLIKRKMEYSENESMYREFTKKLETGKIPSSESLIYVGTSYNTESKNVPLIDLTNDNQQLETLYFNKRNFTRRLQLRKSLATTSLINLPTVRKIVPEKLNSTSTLTKPNNKLHMLDIPSPFLNNEDLIFNYDSNFWNKCNLTERDNNLIQCLLQQENEPIDIIDNFSPTYPFNNSINLSLEGLMDSYKVSSNDNFN, encoded by the exons ATG GGTTCTAACAAGGGAGATCCAAAATATACTTCCAcatataataaatgtaaaaGGGGAAAGAACATGGGGCCTCAAAGCAAAGTGAAAAgaacaagaataaaaaaaggGAAAGCTAAAAAATTGATCAAGAGAAAAATGGAATATTCAGAAAATGAATCTATGTATCGggagtttacaaaaaaattggaaactggAAAAATACCATCGTCTGAATCCCTTATTTATGTAGGGACTTCATATAACACAGAAAGTAAAAATGTTCCTTTAATAGATTTGACGAACGATAACCAACAGCTTGAAACGctttattttaacaaaagaaatttcacAAGAAGATTACAATTGAGGAAATCCTTAGCCACAACTTCTCTAATAAATTTACCCACTGTTAGAAAAATTGTACCTGAAAAGTTGAATAGCACTTCAACGTTGACCAAAcctaataataaattacatatGCTGGACATTCCATCACCGTTTTTGAACAATGAAGATCTCATTTTCAATTatgattcaaatttttggaacaagTGTAATCTTACCGAAAGGGATAATAATCTTATTCAGTGTCTTCTACAGCAAGAAAACGAACCTATTGATATAATCGATAACTTTAGTCCAACTTATCCATTCAAcaattcaatcaatttatcTCTTGAAGGTTTGATGGATTCCTACAAAGTTTCTTCAAATGACAATTTTAACTga